The following proteins are encoded in a genomic region of Deinococcus sp. YIM 134068:
- a CDS encoding tetratricopeptide repeat protein, with amino-acid sequence MNSSGGLENAGGADLQAREVALSEANTSSPASPNTDQELTAILTKTARAAHLQGLAHAERQDGERALACFQEALGHFGRLGDHAGQRETLEALGRLFLQLGEIPSAEHHLETALTLTRQDHDDASEARILNLLAGVSHRNGAYTRSLDCLKEALEIHSRLNNRAEEANLLCNIGVLQISLGAYPDALTNLTRSYHLLKSAVQNEKTKGIVLINLGLLYLEIGEPPVSLTYFQEALRTAREREDRLLEANATLNIGMVQEETGDHEEAELSFREALHLSRTLQYRPGELSALDGLGSLLAGRGQLGEAAAAHAEAVTIAQEIEDLEGELDALNHLGQVQARLGDLPAALDSLGRALTLAQEADHKKHVFEVHRALSGVHKRAGDFERALHHHERYHEAERALFNEESDRKTSELSAQFDVERARHETEVQRIEREVAETAREQAEALVRERTHELEQAQVEIVTRLAVAAEYRDDLTGEHTWRVGHVSALIAQELGLPPGDVALLRIAARLHDVGKIGIPDAILLKPGKFTPEEFERMKAHTLIGGRILSGGHSRLLRMAEEIAESHHECWDGGGYPHGRAGHSIPVTGRIVSVADVFDALTSERPYKKAWTPQEALTELRRHAGTQFDPEVVEAGMRVFTRPDFARLIRSEADAAPRAKAVEVALAEVVVR; translated from the coding sequence ATGAATTCCTCTGGAGGTCTGGAAAACGCGGGTGGTGCCGACCTCCAGGCGCGGGAGGTGGCCCTGAGCGAGGCCAACACCTCGTCCCCGGCGTCCCCGAACACCGACCAGGAGTTGACCGCGATATTGACGAAGACCGCCCGCGCCGCCCACCTCCAGGGTCTGGCCCACGCCGAGCGCCAGGACGGCGAGCGGGCGCTGGCCTGCTTTCAGGAGGCGCTGGGGCACTTCGGGCGGCTGGGCGACCACGCCGGGCAGCGGGAGACGCTGGAGGCGCTGGGCCGACTCTTCTTGCAGCTCGGCGAGATTCCCAGCGCGGAACACCATCTGGAAACCGCCCTCACCCTCACCCGGCAGGACCACGACGACGCCTCGGAGGCCCGTATTCTCAACCTGCTGGCCGGGGTCTCCCACCGCAACGGGGCCTACACCCGGTCCCTGGATTGTTTGAAGGAGGCGCTGGAGATTCACAGCCGACTGAACAACCGGGCGGAGGAGGCCAACCTGCTGTGTAACATCGGCGTCCTCCAGATCAGCCTGGGGGCCTATCCCGACGCCCTGACCAACCTCACGCGGTCCTACCATCTGCTCAAGAGCGCGGTGCAAAACGAGAAGACGAAGGGCATCGTCCTCATCAACCTCGGGCTGCTGTATCTGGAGATCGGGGAACCGCCGGTCTCTCTGACCTACTTTCAGGAGGCCCTGCGGACGGCGCGTGAGCGGGAGGACCGGTTGCTGGAGGCGAACGCCACCCTGAATATCGGGATGGTGCAGGAGGAGACCGGCGACCACGAGGAGGCCGAACTCTCCTTCCGCGAGGCCCTGCACCTCTCCCGGACCCTCCAGTACCGGCCCGGCGAACTCTCGGCCCTCGACGGGCTGGGGAGCCTCCTCGCCGGGCGCGGGCAACTGGGGGAGGCCGCCGCCGCCCACGCGGAGGCCGTGACCATCGCCCAGGAAATCGAGGACCTGGAGGGCGAACTCGACGCCCTCAACCACCTCGGGCAGGTGCAGGCGCGGCTCGGCGACCTGCCCGCCGCCCTCGACTCGCTGGGACGCGCCCTGACGCTCGCGCAGGAGGCCGACCACAAGAAGCACGTCTTCGAGGTCCACCGCGCCCTGTCGGGGGTCCACAAGCGGGCGGGCGACTTCGAGCGGGCGCTCCATCACCACGAGCGGTATCACGAGGCCGAGCGCGCCCTGTTCAACGAGGAGAGCGACAGGAAGACGAGCGAGCTGAGCGCCCAGTTCGACGTGGAGCGTGCCCGCCACGAGACCGAGGTCCAGCGCATAGAGCGCGAGGTCGCCGAGACGGCGCGCGAGCAGGCCGAGGCCCTGGTGCGCGAGCGCACGCACGAGCTGGAGCAGGCGCAGGTGGAGATCGTGACCCGCCTCGCCGTGGCCGCCGAGTACCGCGACGACCTGACGGGCGAGCACACCTGGCGGGTGGGGCACGTCTCGGCCCTCATCGCGCAGGAGCTGGGGCTGCCGCCGGGGGACGTGGCCCTGCTCCGCATCGCCGCCCGGCTGCACGACGTGGGCAAGATCGGTATTCCCGACGCCATCCTCCTCAAGCCGGGCAAGTTCACCCCGGAGGAGTTCGAGCGCATGAAGGCCCACACCCTGATCGGGGGGCGCATCCTCTCGGGCGGGCACTCGCGCCTGCTCAGGATGGCCGAGGAAATCGCCGAGTCGCACCACGAATGCTGGGACGGCGGGGGCTATCCGCACGGCAGGGCCGGGCACAGCATCCCGGTCACGGGCCGCATCGTCTCGGTCGCCGACGTGTTCGACGCCCTGACGAGCGAGCGGCCCTACAAGAAGGCGTGGACCCCCCAGGAGGCCCTAACCGAGTTGCGGCGGCACGCGGGCACCCAGTTCGACCCCGAGGTGGTGGAGGCGGGCATGCGCGTCTTCACCCGCCCGGATTTCGCCCGCCTCATTCGGAGCGAGGCGGACGCTGCCCCACGGGCGAAGGCGGTCGAGGTAGCCCTTGCAGAGGTGGTCGTGCGGTGA
- a CDS encoding Crp/Fnr family transcriptional regulator: protein MARLDDLLSSPLFMNVPEDAVREAARAVTERTFPPGQALIEQDAAGEALHLITQGVVRVSRVSLGTRERVLGDLYAPAVVGETAVLSRQERSATVRAVTEVRTLMLHREHFEVILRRHPGVLWNLAALLAERVTALNDELIAFGQNTEAALAHILAHLYRQRLRAGVPGPAELPLTTADLMGRLSASRETVARVVRRLEERGLVRVTPQGVTLLDLAALEAVSVEEADPV, encoded by the coding sequence ATGGCGCGGCTGGACGATCTCCTCTCCTCCCCACTCTTCATGAACGTTCCCGAGGACGCTGTGCGCGAGGCGGCCCGCGCCGTGACCGAGCGGACCTTTCCCCCCGGCCAGGCCCTCATCGAGCAGGACGCCGCCGGTGAGGCGCTGCACCTCATCACGCAGGGGGTCGTTCGGGTCAGCCGGGTGAGCCTCGGCACCCGCGAGCGCGTGCTGGGCGACCTGTACGCCCCCGCCGTGGTGGGCGAGACTGCCGTCCTGTCGCGGCAGGAGCGCAGCGCCACCGTCCGCGCCGTCACGGAGGTGCGGACCCTGATGCTCCACCGCGAGCATTTCGAGGTGATCTTGCGCCGTCATCCGGGCGTGCTGTGGAACCTCGCCGCGCTGCTCGCCGAGCGTGTGACCGCCCTCAACGACGAGTTGATCGCCTTCGGCCAGAACACGGAGGCCGCCCTCGCGCATATCCTCGCGCACCTCTACCGCCAGCGCCTCCGGGCGGGCGTGCCGGGTCCCGCCGAGCTGCCGCTCACCACAGCCGACCTGATGGGTCGCCTGAGCGCCAGCCGCGAGACCGTCGCCCGCGTCGTCCGGCGTTTGGAGGAGCGGGGCCTCGTCCGCGTCACCCCGCAGGGCGTCACGCTGCTGGACCTCGCCGCGCTGGAGGCGGTGTCGGTGGAGGAGGCGGACCCGGTGTGA
- a CDS encoding ABC transporter ATP-binding protein, translating to MAEVILEHINKRYGTKHHAVKDFNLHIQDREFMVFVGPSGCGKSTTLRMVAGLEDISDGVLRIGDRVVNDVPPKDRDIAMVFQNYALYPHMNVYENMAFGLKLRKTPKEEIDKRVRDAAKILQIEHLLGRKPKELSGGQRQRVAMGRAIVREPKVFLMDEPLSNLDAKLRVEMRAQISQLHRRLGATIIYVTHDQVEAMTLGNRIVVMRDGLIMQVDTPMNLYDFPQNKFVAGFIGSPSMNFLTAKVQNGEFVLGGSRVAPMGRLSQSLKVYEGKEVFMGIRPEHIGVIGHGQTDIPQGNNVLHGKVVVVEPLGAQTDLLIDVAGQTLTSKLEGQTLLQPGDDIQLLVDQTRLHAFDVASEMAIDRGTPTGTRGQADTLGLGYEYDNDSSRRTVNLGSVSADD from the coding sequence ATGGCGGAAGTCATTCTGGAGCACATCAACAAGCGGTACGGCACCAAGCATCACGCGGTGAAGGACTTCAACCTCCACATCCAGGACCGCGAGTTCATGGTGTTCGTCGGGCCGTCGGGCTGCGGCAAGAGCACCACGCTGCGGATGGTGGCGGGGTTGGAGGACATCAGCGACGGCGTGTTGCGGATCGGCGACCGCGTGGTCAACGACGTGCCGCCCAAGGACCGCGACATCGCCATGGTCTTCCAGAACTACGCGCTCTACCCGCACATGAACGTCTACGAGAACATGGCCTTCGGCCTGAAGCTCCGCAAGACGCCCAAAGAGGAGATCGACAAGCGGGTGCGCGACGCCGCGAAGATTCTCCAGATCGAGCACCTGCTGGGCCGCAAGCCCAAGGAGCTGTCGGGCGGTCAGCGCCAGCGCGTGGCGATGGGCCGCGCCATCGTGCGCGAGCCGAAGGTCTTCCTGATGGACGAGCCGCTGTCCAACCTCGACGCCAAGCTGCGCGTGGAGATGCGGGCGCAGATTTCCCAGCTTCACCGTCGCCTCGGGGCCACGATCATCTACGTGACCCACGATCAGGTCGAGGCGATGACGCTCGGCAACCGCATCGTGGTGATGCGTGACGGGTTGATCATGCAGGTGGACACGCCCATGAACCTCTACGACTTCCCGCAGAACAAGTTCGTGGCGGGCTTTATCGGCAGCCCCTCGATGAACTTCCTGACGGCGAAGGTGCAGAACGGGGAATTCGTGCTCGGCGGCAGCCGCGTGGCCCCGATGGGACGCCTGTCGCAGAGCCTCAAGGTCTACGAGGGCAAGGAAGTGTTCATGGGCATCCGCCCCGAGCATATCGGCGTGATCGGCCACGGCCAGACGGACATTCCGCAGGGCAACAACGTGCTGCACGGCAAGGTCGTCGTCGTGGAGCCGCTGGGCGCGCAGACCGACCTGTTGATCGACGTGGCGGGGCAGACCCTGACCTCCAAGCTCGAGGGCCAGACCCTGCTGCAACCCGGCGACGATATCCAGCTCCTCGTCGATCAGACCCGCCTGCACGCCTTCGACGTGGCCTCCGAGATGGCGATTGACCGGGGCACCCCGACGGGCACGCGCGGTCAGGCCGACACCCTGGGCCTGGGCTACGAGTACGACAACGACTCGTCCCGCCGCACCGTCAACCTGGGCAGCGTCTCCGCCGACGACTGA
- a CDS encoding ABC transporter substrate-binding protein, producing MIKNALLALTALSLLAGAAEARTWEEIRRSGTIRIATEGAFPPFNILKGKELTGFEVDLANELAKQMGVKVQWVTQPFDNLLIGLNQDRYDFVIASHGITPERAKAVSFSKPHYCTGGAIVSKPGGPKTAADLAGKTVAVQVGTTYLENVRKVSGVGDVKTFPKDTDAQAALLAGRTDAWVGDKFTGLDLVKAQKGKLVQGELLFNERIAMAVKKGNTSLLKELNAALDQALSSGTYVKVSGKYFSQDIRCR from the coding sequence ATGATCAAGAACGCCCTGCTGGCCCTCACTGCCCTCTCCCTGCTCGCGGGTGCCGCCGAGGCGCGCACCTGGGAGGAAATCAGGCGCAGCGGTACCATCCGAATCGCCACCGAGGGGGCCTTCCCGCCCTTCAACATCCTCAAGGGCAAGGAACTGACCGGCTTCGAGGTGGACCTCGCCAACGAGCTGGCAAAGCAGATGGGCGTCAAGGTGCAGTGGGTGACACAGCCCTTCGACAACCTCCTGATCGGGCTGAATCAGGATCGCTACGACTTCGTGATCGCCAGCCACGGCATCACGCCGGAGCGGGCAAAGGCGGTCAGCTTCTCCAAGCCGCACTACTGCACGGGCGGTGCCATCGTCTCCAAGCCGGGCGGCCCGAAGACCGCCGCCGACCTGGCGGGCAAGACAGTCGCCGTGCAGGTGGGCACCACGTACCTGGAGAACGTCCGCAAGGTGTCCGGCGTGGGCGACGTGAAGACCTTCCCGAAGGACACCGACGCGCAGGCCGCGTTGCTGGCGGGCCGCACCGATGCCTGGGTGGGCGACAAGTTCACGGGCCTCGACCTCGTGAAGGCGCAAAAAGGCAAGCTCGTGCAGGGCGAGCTGTTGTTCAACGAGCGCATCGCGATGGCCGTGAAGAAGGGCAACACCTCGCTGCTCAAGGAACTCAACGCCGCGCTCGATCAGGCACTCAGCAGCGGCACCTACGTCAAGGTGAGCGGCAAGTACTTCAGCCAGGACATCCGCTGCCGCTGA
- a CDS encoding TRAP transporter permease — translation MSDPTRPVSSDPSLDHAGMTEGERRALEIVEAAETGGRKLFGWQAWLVTALAIVWCLFQMYAAQVGTLDPIILRATHLAFAFALAYLVFPFRKTSGKPQTRVPWLDWILGAVAVGSAVYLIVQYPAIANVQGGVLTSTDVWVGSAMVILLLLAAWRTIGIAMPIVAGVFMLYALTGPRGLIRGDLGPQLQLHAGQTWPQIVGQLFANTEGIFGTAIGVSAQIVFLFVLFGAIFDKLGAGEWFMNVAQGLLGGFRGGPAKASVVSSALNGIISGSSVSNVVTGGNITIGTMKRVGYSAEKAGAIEVASSSNGQLMPPVMGAAAFIMAQNLNIEYRSLILAAAIPAFLCYGALLVVTHIEALKLGLRGLPRSELPPVRRTLLSGWYYILPLGYLIGTLTINPEATPERVALNTIFLMIGMMFVQEAWRATRDGRGVGRGLADGGRMLLQAFEGGARSMIGIAIATAAAGIIVGIVTITGLGFGLADIVQSVSEAFRGLFAGLAGLIPGVDATAVAAFGAMLVVLFMAQIIALILGMGLPTTANYILMSALIVPIIARIAGLDTSNPAQMLPVHMFVFYFGIMADSTPPVALAAFAAAAISGGNPVQTGVQAFQYELRTALLAYMMFFNPSLLLIANNRLGGLPWSEAVPMILFAFIGLVAFSAATLRYLHRRTNLLQTLLLLVASIILIIPTGLIWNVAALALIAVVYFWQKAGSRNEPPGVVATA, via the coding sequence ATGAGCGACCCGACAAGACCAGTATCCAGCGACCCGAGCCTGGACCACGCGGGGATGACCGAGGGCGAGCGCCGCGCCTTGGAGATCGTGGAGGCCGCCGAGACGGGCGGGCGCAAGCTGTTCGGGTGGCAGGCGTGGCTGGTGACGGCCCTCGCCATCGTCTGGTGCCTCTTCCAGATGTACGCGGCGCAGGTGGGCACGCTCGACCCCATCATCCTGCGGGCGACGCATCTCGCGTTCGCGTTCGCGCTGGCGTATCTGGTCTTCCCCTTCCGCAAGACGTCGGGCAAACCGCAGACGCGCGTGCCGTGGCTGGACTGGATTCTGGGGGCGGTCGCCGTGGGCAGCGCCGTCTACCTGATCGTGCAGTACCCGGCCATCGCCAACGTGCAGGGCGGCGTCCTCACCTCCACCGACGTGTGGGTGGGCAGCGCGATGGTCATTCTGCTGCTGCTCGCCGCGTGGCGCACCATCGGCATCGCCATGCCCATCGTGGCGGGCGTGTTCATGCTGTATGCGCTGACGGGGCCGCGCGGCCTGATCCGGGGCGACCTGGGGCCGCAGCTTCAGCTTCACGCGGGGCAGACGTGGCCGCAGATCGTCGGGCAACTGTTCGCCAACACCGAGGGCATCTTCGGCACGGCCATCGGCGTCTCCGCGCAGATCGTCTTCCTGTTCGTGCTGTTCGGGGCGATCTTCGACAAGCTCGGCGCGGGCGAGTGGTTCATGAACGTGGCGCAGGGGCTGCTGGGCGGCTTTCGCGGCGGCCCGGCAAAGGCGAGCGTCGTCTCCAGCGCCCTGAACGGCATCATCAGCGGCTCGTCGGTGAGCAACGTCGTGACTGGCGGCAACATCACCATCGGCACGATGAAGCGGGTGGGCTACTCGGCGGAGAAGGCGGGGGCCATTGAGGTCGCCAGCTCCAGCAACGGCCAGCTCATGCCCCCGGTGATGGGCGCGGCGGCCTTCATTATGGCGCAGAACCTCAACATCGAATACCGCAGCCTGATCCTCGCGGCGGCCATCCCCGCCTTCCTGTGCTACGGCGCTCTCCTCGTCGTCACGCACATCGAGGCGCTCAAACTCGGCCTACGCGGTCTCCCCCGCTCCGAACTCCCGCCCGTGCGGCGGACGCTGCTCTCGGGCTGGTACTACATCCTTCCCCTCGGCTACCTGATCGGCACGCTGACGATCAACCCGGAGGCCACCCCTGAGCGCGTGGCGCTGAACACCATCTTCCTGATGATCGGCATGATGTTCGTGCAGGAGGCATGGCGGGCGACGCGGGACGGGCGCGGCGTGGGGCGCGGCCTCGCGGACGGCGGGCGGATGCTGCTGCAAGCCTTCGAGGGCGGCGCTAGAAGCATGATCGGCATCGCCATCGCCACCGCCGCCGCCGGAATCATCGTCGGCATCGTGACGATCACGGGCCTGGGCTTCGGCCTCGCGGACATCGTGCAGAGCGTGAGCGAGGCGTTCCGGGGCCTCTTCGCGGGCCTCGCGGGACTCATCCCCGGTGTGGACGCCACGGCGGTCGCCGCCTTCGGCGCGATGCTGGTCGTGCTGTTCATGGCGCAGATCATCGCCCTGATCCTGGGGATGGGCCTGCCGACGACCGCCAACTACATCCTCATGAGTGCCCTGATCGTGCCCATCATCGCCCGGATCGCGGGGCTGGACACGAGCAACCCGGCGCAGATGCTCCCGGTCCACATGTTCGTCTTCTACTTCGGCATCATGGCCGACTCCACGCCGCCCGTCGCGCTGGCCGCCTTCGCCGCCGCCGCCATCTCGGGCGGAAATCCGGTGCAGACGGGCGTGCAGGCGTTCCAGTACGAACTGCGGACGGCCCTGCTCGCCTACATGATGTTCTTCAACCCGTCGTTGCTGCTCATCGCCAACAACAGGCTCGGCGGCCTGCCGTGGAGCGAGGCCGTGCCGATGATCCTCTTCGCCTTCATCGGCCTCGTCGCCTTCAGCGCGGCCACCCTGCGGTATCTGCACCGCCGCACGAACCTCCTCCAGACGCTCCTCCTGCTCGTGGCGTCCATCATCCTGATCATCCCCACGGGCCTGATCTGGAACGTGGCTGCCCTCGCCCTGATCGCCGTCGTGTACTTCTGGCAGAAGGCGGGGAGCCGGAACGAGCCGCCGGGGGTGGTGGCGACGGCGTAG
- a CDS encoding S8 family serine peptidase yields MKVRHLLNPALALCTAALIVGCNQASTTPTAQAEAARPTHIMSVPVLAGDTRETLEARYGGTVTHLDTEFALVGLDGGKVQAQNLQALAARGIVVEPNRDTFKAGALARMGGARSMWAGGARSMWAGGARSMWAGGARSMWAGGTYSLVPENTTAFKQIRLEAAHLLAPKLGTGVKVAVIDTGIELNHPAFIGSLAPASEWKDYVGNDAVPEEVGTLGVGGYGHGTAVAGIVLQVAPLATILPIRVLDSDGAGDTDHVASAISHAVAKGAQVINLSLGSTTPSTAIQTAIKAATGKGILVVASAGNDNARTITYPAAQADEGSSGDYSLGVTSVNSSHIKSTFANYASDVELSAPGENIYTAGPGGLLVAWSGTSMAAPIVAGGLALARGQTLAVPIHDVTKKMAENGTDPYNNGMNQAYKDKLGKRSLDLEQALKNIVKS; encoded by the coding sequence ATGAAGGTACGTCACCTACTCAACCCCGCCCTCGCCCTGTGCACGGCGGCGCTGATCGTGGGCTGCAACCAGGCCTCCACCACCCCGACGGCCCAGGCGGAGGCCGCCCGCCCCACCCACATCATGAGCGTGCCCGTTCTCGCGGGCGACACGCGGGAGACGCTGGAGGCGCGTTACGGCGGCACCGTCACTCACCTGGACACGGAGTTCGCCCTCGTGGGCCTGGACGGCGGGAAGGTGCAGGCCCAGAACCTGCAAGCTCTGGCCGCGCGGGGCATCGTCGTCGAGCCGAACCGCGACACGTTCAAGGCGGGTGCCCTCGCCCGAATGGGCGGTGCACGCAGCATGTGGGCCGGGGGGGCGCGCAGCATGTGGGCGGGCGGTGCCCGGAGCATGTGGGCCGGGGGGGCACGCAGCATGTGGGCGGGCGGGACCTACTCCCTCGTCCCGGAGAACACCACCGCGTTCAAGCAGATCAGGCTGGAGGCCGCCCACCTTCTCGCGCCCAAGCTGGGCACGGGCGTGAAGGTCGCCGTCATCGACACCGGCATCGAGCTGAACCACCCCGCCTTCATCGGCAGCCTGGCACCCGCCAGCGAGTGGAAGGATTACGTGGGCAACGACGCGGTGCCGGAGGAGGTCGGCACGCTCGGCGTCGGCGGGTACGGCCACGGCACGGCGGTCGCCGGGATCGTCCTGCAGGTCGCGCCCCTGGCGACCATCCTGCCCATCCGCGTGCTGGATTCGGACGGCGCGGGCGACACGGACCATGTGGCGAGCGCGATCAGCCACGCCGTCGCCAAGGGTGCCCAGGTCATCAACCTGAGCCTGGGCAGCACCACCCCGTCCACGGCCATCCAGACGGCGATCAAGGCGGCCACCGGCAAGGGCATCCTCGTCGTGGCCTCGGCGGGCAACGACAACGCGAGGACGATCACCTACCCTGCCGCCCAGGCGGACGAGGGCTCGTCGGGGGACTACAGCCTGGGCGTGACCAGCGTCAACAGCTCCCACATCAAGTCCACCTTCGCCAACTACGCCTCCGACGTGGAACTCAGCGCCCCCGGCGAGAACATCTACACGGCGGGTCCCGGCGGCCTTCTGGTGGCCTGGAGCGGCACCTCGATGGCGGCCCCCATCGTCGCGGGCGGTCTGGCGCTCGCCCGTGGTCAGACGCTGGCCGTGCCCATCCACGACGTCACCAAGAAGATGGCCGAGAACGGCACCGACCCCTACAACAACGGGATGAACCAGGCCTACAAGGACAAGCTCGGCAAGCGCAGCCTGGACCTCGAACAGGCCCTGAAGAACATCGTCAAGTCCTAA
- a CDS encoding amino acid ABC transporter permease yields MTAPKIPTRPPPGGANLLLWLMGAVAAFLLLFFAITLILRQMPDPIGPRADLFVEGARMTLQLTVVSGVIGLLIGVLVGIARTSGAWLVRAPAGFFVWLVRGTPLLVQILFVYNALPPILQAVGLNVQLNEFWSAVIALAFNVGAYNAEVVRAGILAIPRGQSEAARSLGLSGGQTMNTVVLPQALRIVVPPLVNNLVALLKDSSLASTIALLELTLAGSRVSSETFQPIPTLTTVAAVYLALTTVMTLFTDQLEKRVKIATR; encoded by the coding sequence ATGACGGCCCCGAAGATCCCGACCCGGCCACCGCCCGGCGGCGCGAACCTGCTGCTGTGGCTGATGGGGGCCGTCGCCGCGTTCCTGCTGCTGTTCTTCGCTATCACGCTGATCCTCCGCCAGATGCCTGACCCCATCGGTCCCCGCGCCGACCTGTTCGTGGAGGGGGCACGGATGACCCTCCAACTGACGGTGGTGAGCGGGGTCATTGGCCTGCTCATCGGCGTCTTGGTTGGCATCGCGCGGACGAGTGGGGCGTGGCTGGTGCGTGCCCCCGCCGGATTCTTCGTGTGGCTGGTCCGGGGAACGCCGCTGCTCGTGCAGATTCTGTTCGTGTACAACGCGCTGCCGCCTATCCTGCAAGCGGTCGGGCTGAATGTCCAGCTCAACGAGTTCTGGTCAGCGGTGATCGCCCTCGCCTTCAACGTGGGCGCGTACAACGCCGAGGTCGTGCGCGCGGGCATCCTCGCCATCCCACGCGGTCAGAGCGAGGCGGCTCGCAGCCTGGGCCTCAGCGGCGGGCAGACCATGAATACGGTCGTGCTGCCGCAGGCGTTGAGAATCGTGGTGCCGCCCCTCGTGAACAACCTCGTGGCGCTCCTCAAGGATTCCTCGCTCGCCTCGACCATCGCGCTGCTCGAACTCACCCTCGCCGGGTCGCGCGTTTCCAGCGAGACTTTCCAACCCATCCCTACCCTGACGACCGTGGCCGCCGTCTACCTCGCGCTGACGACAGTGATGACGCTGTTCACGGACCAGTTGGAGAAGCGGGTGAAGATCGCTACACGGTAG